Proteins co-encoded in one Nicotiana sylvestris chromosome 7, ASM39365v2, whole genome shotgun sequence genomic window:
- the LOC104237976 gene encoding uncharacterized protein, giving the protein MEILKQIQVNIPLIDALREMSGYAKMMKDLMSRKFDFQDLATITLTQTCSIVMIRPITEKLPDRGSFTISCTIGSYAFIKSLCDLGASINFMPLSIYERLGIGKARPTSMLLHLADRTMKRPSGILDDVLLQVGKFVFPIDFVLLDCQVDEEIPIILGRPFLATWRALIDCGTREINMRLNDEEITFNV; this is encoded by the coding sequence ATGGAGATATTAAAGCAGATTCAGGTGAATATCCCATTGATTGATGCATTAAGAGAGAtgtctggttatgcaaaaatgatgaaggacttgatgtctcgCAAGTTCGACTTTCAAGACTTGGCAACTATAACACTAACTCAGACCTGTAGTATTGTCATGATAAGACCCATAACTGAGAAGCTACCCGACCGAGGGAGTTTCACAATTTCGTGCACCATAGGCAGCTATGCTTTTATTAAATCATTGTGTGATTTGGGGGCGAGCATAAACTTTATGCCCTTGTCTATCTATGAAAGGTTAGGCATTGGAAAGGCAAGACCCACATCCATGTTACTACATCTAGCCGACCGAACGATGAAAAGGCCATCAGGTATACTTGATGATGTACTTTTGCAGGTTGGAAAGTTTGTGTTTCCGATAGATTTTGTCCTTCTGGACTGCCAGGTTGATgaagagattcccataattttgggaaggccattCTTGGCCACATGGAGAGCTCTAATTGATTGTGGAACTAGGGAGATAAATATGAGGCTGAACGATGAAGAAATAACATTCAACGTGTAG